The following proteins are co-located in the Salvelinus namaycush isolate Seneca chromosome 31, SaNama_1.0, whole genome shotgun sequence genome:
- the LOC120025700 gene encoding mothers against decapentaplegic homolog 4 isoform X1, translating into MSITNTPTSNDACLNIVHSLMCHRQGGESETFAKRAIESLVKKLKEKKDELDSLITAITTNGAHPSKCATIQRTLDGRLQVAGRKGFPHVIYARLWRWPDLHKNELKHVKYCQFAFDLKADNVCVNPYHYERVVSPGIDLSGLTLSSSGTLMVKDEYEFENQPSHSGADGHHQTIQHQLSRPGGPQDLFSSPALFPPPEGSSSASTSAFSSLAAGASTQSSSLLSGSHISEGLRQLSSGPGPAQGQSSQQNGYPLAQSATYHHSATSGWLRNGNFSPPVPHHQNGHLQHHQPMPNTPHYWLSHNKIAFQPPISNHPAPDYWCSIAYFEMDVQAGETFKVPASCSTVTVDGYVDPSGGDRFCLGQLCNVHRTEAIERARLHIGKGVQLECKGEGDVWVHCLSDHAVFVQSYYLDREAGRAPGDAVHKIYPSAYIKVFDLRQCHRQMQQQAATAQAAAAAQAAAVAGNIPGPGSVGGIAPAISLSAAAGIGVDDLRRLCILRMSFVKGWGPDYPRQSIKETPCWIEIHLHRALQLLDEVLHTMPIADPQPLD; encoded by the exons ATGTCGATCACAAACACCCCCACAAGCAATGACGCTTGTCTGAACATCGTGCACAGCCTGATGTGCcacagacagggtggagagagcgAGACCTTCGCCAAGCGAGCCATTGAGAGCCTTGTTAAGAAACTGAAGGAGAAGAAAGATGAGCTAGATTCTTTAATCACAGCAATCACCACCAACGGAGCTCACCCCAGCAAGTGTGCCACCATACAGCGCACGCTGGATGGACGCCTGCAG GTTGCGGGGCGTAAAGGCTTCCCCCATGTGATCTATGCAAGACTGTGGCGGTGGCCTGACCTGCACAAAAATGAACTGAAGCATGTGAAATACTGCCAGTTTGCTTTTGACCTCAAAGCTGACAACGTGTGTGTTAACCCGTACCACTATGAGAGGGTGGTATCACCAGGGATTG ACCTTTCAGGACTGACTCTTTCAAGCTCAG GCACACTCATGGTCAAAGATGAGTATGAATTTGAGAACCAGCCATCTCACTCTGGCGCGGACGGCCACCATCAGACCATCCAGCACCAACTCTCCAGACCAGGGGGTCCTCAGGATTTGTTCAGCAGCCCAGCCCTGTTCCCTCCCCCCGAGGGCAGCAGCTCAGCCTCCACCTCTGCCTTCTCCAGCCTCGCTGCTGGAGCTTCAA CCCAATCCAGTAGCCTTCTGTCAGGGAGCCATATCAGTGAAGGTCTGCGGCAGCTATCCTCAGGGCCAGGCCCAGCACAGGGACAGAGCTCACAGCAGAACGGCTATCCCCTGGCACAGAGCGCCACATACCATCACA GTGCCACCTCAGGCTGGCTGAGAAATGGGAACTTCTCTCCCCCAGTGCCTCATCACCAGAATGGGCACCTGCAGCACCACCAACCCATGCCCAACACCCCACACTACT GGCTCTCGCACAATAAGATTGCATTCCAGCCCCCCATCTCCAATCACCCTG CCCCTGACTACTGGTGTTCCATTGCCTACTTTGAAATGGATGTTCAGGCTGGGGAGACGTTCAAGGTTCCGGCCAGCTGCTCCACGGTGACTGTGGACGGGTACGTGGATCCCTCAGGAGGGGACCGCTTCTGCCTGGGTCAGCTCTGCAACGTCCACAGGACAGAGGCAATCGAGAGAGCCAg ACTTCACATTGGTAAAGGGGTGCAGCTGGAGTGTAAAGGGGAAGGGGACGTGTGGGTGCATTGCCTTAGCGATCATGCAGTGTTTGTGCAGAGTTATTACTTGGACAGGGAGGCAGGACGTGCCCCTGGAGATGCAGTGCACAAGATCTACCCCAGCGCCTACATCAAG GTGTTTGACCTGCGCCAGTGCCACAGGCAGATGCAGCAGCAGGCAGCCACAGCACAGGCGGCAGCCGCAGCACAGGCAGCAGCAGTGGCTGGAAACATCCCCGGGCCTGGCTCTGTAGGAGGCATCGCCCCCGCCATCA GTTTGTCTGCGGCGGCAGGTATAGGAGTGGACGACCTGCGCAGGCTGTGTATCCTGAGGATGAGCTTTGTGAAGGGCTGGGGGCCTGACTACCCCCGGCAGAGCATCAAAGAGACTCCGTGCTGGATTGAGATTCATCTCCACCGGGCCCTGCAGCTACTGGATGAGGTGCTGCATACCATGCCCATCGCTGACCCCCAGCCCCTGGACTGA
- the LOC120025700 gene encoding mothers against decapentaplegic homolog 4 isoform X3 has translation MSITNTPTSNDACLNIVHSLMCHRQGGESETFAKRAIESLVKKLKEKKDELDSLITAITTNGAHPSKCATIQRTLDGRLQVAGRKGFPHVIYARLWRWPDLHKNELKHVKYCQFAFDLKADNVCVNPYHYERVVSPGIDLSGLTLSSSGATSGWLRNGNFSPPVPHHQNGHLQHHQPMPNTPHYWLSHNKIAFQPPISNHPAPDYWCSIAYFEMDVQAGETFKVPASCSTVTVDGYVDPSGGDRFCLGQLCNVHRTEAIERARLHIGKGVQLECKGEGDVWVHCLSDHAVFVQSYYLDREAGRAPGDAVHKIYPSAYIKVFDLRQCHRQMQQQAATAQAAAAAQAAAVAGNIPGPGSVGGIAPAISLSAAAGIGVDDLRRLCILRMSFVKGWGPDYPRQSIKETPCWIEIHLHRALQLLDEVLHTMPIADPQPLD, from the exons ATGTCGATCACAAACACCCCCACAAGCAATGACGCTTGTCTGAACATCGTGCACAGCCTGATGTGCcacagacagggtggagagagcgAGACCTTCGCCAAGCGAGCCATTGAGAGCCTTGTTAAGAAACTGAAGGAGAAGAAAGATGAGCTAGATTCTTTAATCACAGCAATCACCACCAACGGAGCTCACCCCAGCAAGTGTGCCACCATACAGCGCACGCTGGATGGACGCCTGCAG GTTGCGGGGCGTAAAGGCTTCCCCCATGTGATCTATGCAAGACTGTGGCGGTGGCCTGACCTGCACAAAAATGAACTGAAGCATGTGAAATACTGCCAGTTTGCTTTTGACCTCAAAGCTGACAACGTGTGTGTTAACCCGTACCACTATGAGAGGGTGGTATCACCAGGGATTG ACCTTTCAGGACTGACTCTTTCAAGCTCAG GTGCCACCTCAGGCTGGCTGAGAAATGGGAACTTCTCTCCCCCAGTGCCTCATCACCAGAATGGGCACCTGCAGCACCACCAACCCATGCCCAACACCCCACACTACT GGCTCTCGCACAATAAGATTGCATTCCAGCCCCCCATCTCCAATCACCCTG CCCCTGACTACTGGTGTTCCATTGCCTACTTTGAAATGGATGTTCAGGCTGGGGAGACGTTCAAGGTTCCGGCCAGCTGCTCCACGGTGACTGTGGACGGGTACGTGGATCCCTCAGGAGGGGACCGCTTCTGCCTGGGTCAGCTCTGCAACGTCCACAGGACAGAGGCAATCGAGAGAGCCAg ACTTCACATTGGTAAAGGGGTGCAGCTGGAGTGTAAAGGGGAAGGGGACGTGTGGGTGCATTGCCTTAGCGATCATGCAGTGTTTGTGCAGAGTTATTACTTGGACAGGGAGGCAGGACGTGCCCCTGGAGATGCAGTGCACAAGATCTACCCCAGCGCCTACATCAAG GTGTTTGACCTGCGCCAGTGCCACAGGCAGATGCAGCAGCAGGCAGCCACAGCACAGGCGGCAGCCGCAGCACAGGCAGCAGCAGTGGCTGGAAACATCCCCGGGCCTGGCTCTGTAGGAGGCATCGCCCCCGCCATCA GTTTGTCTGCGGCGGCAGGTATAGGAGTGGACGACCTGCGCAGGCTGTGTATCCTGAGGATGAGCTTTGTGAAGGGCTGGGGGCCTGACTACCCCCGGCAGAGCATCAAAGAGACTCCGTGCTGGATTGAGATTCATCTCCACCGGGCCCTGCAGCTACTGGATGAGGTGCTGCATACCATGCCCATCGCTGACCCCCAGCCCCTGGACTGA
- the LOC120025700 gene encoding mothers against decapentaplegic homolog 4 isoform X2, producing the protein MSITNTPTSNDACLNIVHSLMCHRQGGESETFAKRAIESLVKKLKEKKDELDSLITAITTNGAHPSKCATIQRTLDGRLQVAGRKGFPHVIYARLWRWPDLHKNELKHVKYCQFAFDLKADNVCVNPYHYERVVSPGIDLSGLTLSSSGTLMVKDEYEFENQPSHSGADGHHQTIQHQLSRPGGPQDLFSSPALFPPPEGSSSASTSAFSSLAAGASSATSGWLRNGNFSPPVPHHQNGHLQHHQPMPNTPHYWLSHNKIAFQPPISNHPAPDYWCSIAYFEMDVQAGETFKVPASCSTVTVDGYVDPSGGDRFCLGQLCNVHRTEAIERARLHIGKGVQLECKGEGDVWVHCLSDHAVFVQSYYLDREAGRAPGDAVHKIYPSAYIKVFDLRQCHRQMQQQAATAQAAAAAQAAAVAGNIPGPGSVGGIAPAISLSAAAGIGVDDLRRLCILRMSFVKGWGPDYPRQSIKETPCWIEIHLHRALQLLDEVLHTMPIADPQPLD; encoded by the exons ATGTCGATCACAAACACCCCCACAAGCAATGACGCTTGTCTGAACATCGTGCACAGCCTGATGTGCcacagacagggtggagagagcgAGACCTTCGCCAAGCGAGCCATTGAGAGCCTTGTTAAGAAACTGAAGGAGAAGAAAGATGAGCTAGATTCTTTAATCACAGCAATCACCACCAACGGAGCTCACCCCAGCAAGTGTGCCACCATACAGCGCACGCTGGATGGACGCCTGCAG GTTGCGGGGCGTAAAGGCTTCCCCCATGTGATCTATGCAAGACTGTGGCGGTGGCCTGACCTGCACAAAAATGAACTGAAGCATGTGAAATACTGCCAGTTTGCTTTTGACCTCAAAGCTGACAACGTGTGTGTTAACCCGTACCACTATGAGAGGGTGGTATCACCAGGGATTG ACCTTTCAGGACTGACTCTTTCAAGCTCAG GCACACTCATGGTCAAAGATGAGTATGAATTTGAGAACCAGCCATCTCACTCTGGCGCGGACGGCCACCATCAGACCATCCAGCACCAACTCTCCAGACCAGGGGGTCCTCAGGATTTGTTCAGCAGCCCAGCCCTGTTCCCTCCCCCCGAGGGCAGCAGCTCAGCCTCCACCTCTGCCTTCTCCAGCCTCGCTGCTGGAGCTTCAA GTGCCACCTCAGGCTGGCTGAGAAATGGGAACTTCTCTCCCCCAGTGCCTCATCACCAGAATGGGCACCTGCAGCACCACCAACCCATGCCCAACACCCCACACTACT GGCTCTCGCACAATAAGATTGCATTCCAGCCCCCCATCTCCAATCACCCTG CCCCTGACTACTGGTGTTCCATTGCCTACTTTGAAATGGATGTTCAGGCTGGGGAGACGTTCAAGGTTCCGGCCAGCTGCTCCACGGTGACTGTGGACGGGTACGTGGATCCCTCAGGAGGGGACCGCTTCTGCCTGGGTCAGCTCTGCAACGTCCACAGGACAGAGGCAATCGAGAGAGCCAg ACTTCACATTGGTAAAGGGGTGCAGCTGGAGTGTAAAGGGGAAGGGGACGTGTGGGTGCATTGCCTTAGCGATCATGCAGTGTTTGTGCAGAGTTATTACTTGGACAGGGAGGCAGGACGTGCCCCTGGAGATGCAGTGCACAAGATCTACCCCAGCGCCTACATCAAG GTGTTTGACCTGCGCCAGTGCCACAGGCAGATGCAGCAGCAGGCAGCCACAGCACAGGCGGCAGCCGCAGCACAGGCAGCAGCAGTGGCTGGAAACATCCCCGGGCCTGGCTCTGTAGGAGGCATCGCCCCCGCCATCA GTTTGTCTGCGGCGGCAGGTATAGGAGTGGACGACCTGCGCAGGCTGTGTATCCTGAGGATGAGCTTTGTGAAGGGCTGGGGGCCTGACTACCCCCGGCAGAGCATCAAAGAGACTCCGTGCTGGATTGAGATTCATCTCCACCGGGCCCTGCAGCTACTGGATGAGGTGCTGCATACCATGCCCATCGCTGACCCCCAGCCCCTGGACTGA